A part of Marinomonas rhizomae genomic DNA contains:
- a CDS encoding flagellar motor protein MotB, whose amino-acid sequence MALGSNGLVIRRVKKIKKGGHHGGAWKIALADFALAMMAFFLVLWIMSVASPEELKSIEGYFQDPMGPSTAGYSANPIDLGGSPAKSTEKKLDLQLPEAGSADIQSRDKLQGNGPDSAESKSISNMLQEEMSKMNVLLSQQKNMRIEITPLGVRITLLDDPDKPMFERGSARMMPDIENTLLSMSPIFNKVTNPIVITGHTDSSKFGASGRIDNWDLSTLRANAARHILEEGGVEDRRIAQVIGLSDTIPYNRFDTDSAENRRISITLLTDDAYKKLLDQNRSNFGNPGQQSDLKITPQTVF is encoded by the coding sequence ATGGCCCTAGGTTCTAATGGGTTAGTAATTCGCCGAGTTAAGAAAATCAAAAAAGGCGGTCATCATGGTGGGGCTTGGAAGATAGCACTTGCTGATTTTGCTTTAGCTATGATGGCGTTTTTCTTGGTTTTATGGATTATGAGTGTGGCTTCTCCAGAGGAGTTGAAAAGTATTGAAGGATACTTTCAGGACCCAATGGGGCCTTCTACAGCAGGTTATAGCGCTAATCCTATCGATTTGGGTGGAAGTCCAGCGAAAAGTACAGAAAAAAAATTAGATTTGCAGTTACCTGAAGCTGGTAGTGCTGATATTCAATCCAGAGATAAGCTTCAAGGTAATGGTCCGGATTCTGCTGAATCTAAGAGTATTAGCAATATGCTGCAGGAAGAAATGAGTAAGATGAACGTTTTGCTTTCGCAGCAAAAAAATATGCGCATTGAAATTACGCCGCTGGGTGTACGTATTACGTTATTAGATGATCCAGATAAGCCTATGTTTGAGCGCGGAAGTGCTCGGATGATGCCGGATATTGAAAATACTTTGCTGAGTATGTCGCCGATATTTAATAAAGTGACTAACCCTATTGTTATTACGGGCCATACTGATTCATCTAAATTTGGTGCTTCGGGTCGGATTGATAATTGGGATTTGTCGACTTTGCGAGCAAATGCGGCGCGCCATATCTTGGAAGAGGGTGGTGTTGAGGATAGACGTATTGCTCAGGTGATTGGTCTGTCTGATACCATTCCTTACAATCGATTTGATACGGATAGCGCAGAGAATAGGCGCATTAGTATTACATTGTTAACCGATGATGCTTATAAGAAATTGCTGGACCAGAATCGTAGTAATTTTGGTAATCCTGGTCAGCAATCTGATTTGAAAATAACGCCTCAAACGGTTTTTTAG
- the motA gene encoding flagellar motor stator protein MotA, producing the protein MFALAGLLVVIVSVVSGYLASHGNMLALWQPFEVLIICGAALGAFMVANPFVIQKKVLTMLPQVITGSRHNKKFYLQLLGLMYSLFQKSRQDGFLSIEEDIESPFTSELFSRFPDVVRDHEVVNFLTDNYRIFTLTGLPAYEIEAIMDNEIEQIQEELVAPSHALTRVAEGLPGFGIVAAVLGIVITMGSIGGPLEEIGAHVAAALVGTFLGIFFGYGFVGPAASHLESLGTHELKAYLCVKACLNSIVSGYAPPVAVETGRKLLPPEMRPSFIELSDGLKQYR; encoded by the coding sequence TGTCTGGCTATTTGGCATCTCATGGGAATATGTTAGCCCTGTGGCAACCTTTTGAGGTACTCATTATTTGTGGTGCGGCTCTAGGGGCTTTTATGGTAGCAAACCCATTTGTGATACAGAAAAAAGTGCTGACTATGTTGCCTCAGGTTATTACTGGCAGTCGACACAATAAAAAATTTTATTTGCAATTGTTAGGTTTGATGTACAGCTTGTTTCAGAAAAGTCGCCAAGATGGTTTTTTGTCTATTGAAGAGGATATTGAATCGCCTTTTACCAGTGAGTTGTTTAGTCGCTTTCCGGATGTGGTGCGTGATCATGAGGTGGTGAACTTTCTGACTGATAATTATCGAATATTTACATTAACAGGTCTGCCAGCTTATGAAATAGAAGCCATTATGGATAATGAGATTGAGCAGATACAGGAAGAATTAGTTGCGCCAAGTCATGCGCTAACGCGAGTGGCCGAAGGCTTGCCAGGTTTTGGTATTGTTGCAGCGGTATTGGGCATTGTTATTACTATGGGGTCTATTGGTGGGCCACTAGAAGAGATTGGTGCGCACGTTGCGGCGGCTTTGGTTGGGACATTTTTAGGTATCTTTTTCGGTTATGGTTTTGTTGGGCCTGCCGCTTCTCATCTGGAAAGTTTGGGTACTCACGAGTTGAAAGCGTACTTATGTGTTAAGGCATGCTTGAATTCTATTGTGTCTGGCTATGCGCCACCTGTTGCCGTTGAAACGGGGCGGAAGTTGTTGCCACCAGAAATGCGTCCGAGTTTTATTGAATTGTCAGATGGTCTTAAGCAGTATCGTTAG